The Aurantiacibacter gangjinensis genome includes a region encoding these proteins:
- a CDS encoding glycosyltransferase family 4 protein has protein sequence MPALLKPPDVNRDYAPMRIAIVTDAWHPQVNGVVRTLDAVIGELRGRGHEIEVISPDLFPSVPAPSYPEIRLALAGRRGVGARLAAFAPGSIHIATEGPLGWAARRHCIANSLPFTTAYHTQFPDYVSRRTGLPAGCIWPVMRRFHAPAARVMVATETIAQQLSANRIGPLHHWSRGVDTAIFHPDHLPPEFYFSLPRPIQLYVGRVAVEKNLEAFLGSAHPGSKVVVGDGPALEKLSAQYPDAYFMGRRTGEALARCYAGADVFVFPSRTDTFGLVMIEALACGTPVAAYPVAGPLDVLDSECGVMDEDLDAAIASALHLDRRTCRQIGRGFSWSASANQFLAGLEPIGAAQSARHPRLLSA, from the coding sequence ATGCCCGCATTGCTGAAGCCGCCTGATGTGAACCGCGATTACGCTCCCATGCGCATTGCCATCGTCACCGATGCCTGGCATCCGCAAGTCAACGGCGTGGTGCGTACGCTCGATGCTGTGATCGGTGAACTGCGCGGGCGCGGTCACGAAATAGAGGTGATATCGCCCGATCTTTTCCCGTCCGTCCCCGCGCCATCCTATCCCGAGATCAGGCTGGCATTGGCCGGGCGAAGGGGCGTCGGCGCGCGGCTGGCGGCGTTTGCACCGGGTTCGATCCACATCGCCACCGAAGGTCCGCTCGGCTGGGCGGCGCGGCGACACTGCATCGCCAACAGCCTGCCCTTCACCACAGCCTATCATACGCAATTCCCCGACTACGTGTCGCGCCGCACCGGGCTGCCCGCGGGATGCATCTGGCCGGTGATGCGTCGCTTTCACGCACCCGCCGCGCGGGTGATGGTGGCAACCGAGACAATCGCGCAGCAACTGTCCGCCAACCGTATCGGTCCGCTCCACCACTGGTCGCGCGGCGTCGATACAGCGATCTTCCACCCCGATCATCTGCCGCCCGAATTCTATTTCTCCCTGCCGCGACCGATCCAGCTATATGTCGGCCGTGTCGCCGTGGAGAAGAACCTCGAAGCGTTTCTGGGTAGCGCCCATCCCGGATCGAAAGTCGTCGTCGGCGATGGCCCGGCGCTGGAAAAGCTGAGCGCGCAATATCCCGATGCCTATTTCATGGGACGCCGCACGGGCGAAGCGCTGGCGCGCTGCTATGCCGGGGCGGACGTGTTTGTCTTCCCCAGCCGCACCGACACGTTTGGGCTGGTGATGATCGAGGCGCTGGCCTGCGGCACGCCCGTCGCCGCCTATCCCGTCGCAGGTCCGCTGGATGTGCTTGATAGCGAGTGCGGCGTGATGGACGAGGATCTCGATGCCGCTATCGCAAGCGCGCTCCACCTCGACCGGCGCACCTGCCGCCAGATCGGGCGCGGCTTCAGCTGGTCTGCGAGCGCCAATCAGTTCCTCGCCGGATTGGAGCCGATCGGCGCTGCGCAAAGCGCGCGGCACCCGCGCCTGCTGAGTGCCTGA
- a CDS encoding glutamate-5-semialdehyde dehydrogenase: MDHARDMSGADDALVAELATKGRAAQRVWASAGDTQKADALRAVAKALRESGAAVLSANAKDVTAGRERGLSAALLDRLTLDEARLEGVAAAIENVASLPDPVGQVIDTSTAPAGFALERRRIPIGLIGIIYESRPNVTADAAALCLRSGNAALLRGGSEALHSNRAIHAAFVEGLSRTGLPAGAVQLLPTQDREAVSAMLRAAGLIDMIVPRGGKGLVARVQADARVPVLAHLDGICHTYVHAAADPAMAHRIVMDAKMRRTGICGAMETLLLDASFPQNASILAALADAGCELRGDARAQAIDARVSAAAPEDWDTEYLDAVLSVAVVDGPDDAIAHIARHSSGHTEAIVTGDEDVAARFLREVDSAIVMHNASTQFADGGEFGLGAEIGIATGRLHARGPVALEGLTTYKWLARGDGNIRG; the protein is encoded by the coding sequence ATGGACCATGCCAGGGATATGTCAGGCGCGGATGATGCGCTGGTCGCCGAACTGGCGACGAAAGGCCGCGCGGCGCAGCGCGTGTGGGCGTCTGCCGGCGATACGCAAAAGGCAGATGCGCTGCGGGCGGTGGCGAAGGCTCTGCGCGAAAGCGGCGCTGCGGTCCTTTCGGCCAATGCGAAGGATGTAACGGCTGGCAGGGAGCGCGGCCTGTCCGCTGCCCTCCTCGACCGGCTGACGCTCGATGAAGCACGGCTGGAAGGCGTGGCGGCAGCCATCGAGAATGTCGCGTCGCTGCCCGATCCGGTCGGACAGGTGATCGACACCAGCACCGCGCCTGCCGGCTTCGCGCTGGAGCGGCGGCGCATCCCCATCGGCCTCATCGGCATCATTTACGAATCGCGCCCCAATGTTACCGCCGATGCCGCAGCGCTCTGCCTTCGTTCAGGCAATGCGGCGCTGCTGCGCGGCGGCAGCGAGGCGCTGCATTCCAATCGCGCCATCCATGCAGCGTTCGTGGAGGGGCTGTCGCGGACAGGCCTGCCCGCCGGCGCGGTACAACTCTTGCCGACGCAGGACCGCGAGGCCGTATCTGCCATGCTGCGGGCGGCTGGGCTGATCGACATGATCGTGCCGCGCGGGGGCAAGGGGCTGGTTGCCCGCGTCCAGGCCGATGCGCGCGTGCCGGTGCTCGCCCATCTCGATGGTATCTGCCACACCTATGTCCACGCCGCCGCCGATCCTGCCATGGCGCATCGAATCGTGATGGACGCCAAAATGCGCCGCACGGGCATTTGCGGGGCGATGGAGACCCTGCTGCTCGATGCGAGCTTTCCACAAAACGCTTCCATCCTTGCGGCATTGGCCGATGCGGGCTGCGAATTGCGCGGCGATGCCCGGGCACAGGCCATCGATGCCCGCGTGAGCGCCGCCGCGCCGGAAGATTGGGACACCGAATATCTCGATGCCGTGCTGTCGGTCGCCGTGGTGGACGGTCCGGACGATGCCATTGCGCATATCGCCCGCCATTCCTCCGGCCACACCGAGGCCATCGTGACGGGGGACGAGGATGTCGCCGCGCGCTTCCTGCGGGAGGTCGATAGCGCGATCGTGATGCATAACGCCTCCACCCAGTTCGCCGATGGCGGCGAGTTCGGGCTGGGCGCGGAAATCGGCATTGCGACGGGCAGGCTGCATGCTCGCGGTCCGGTCGCGCTGGAGGGTCTGACGACGTACAAATGGCTGGCGCGCGGCGACGGAAACATTCGCGGGTGA
- a CDS encoding peptidoglycan DD-metalloendopeptidase family protein, whose product MTHSSKGGFWDRLRTYFPEREFFMRSQGQVRFLTITTRMQMIAAGSAAAIALVYAGSMGAMAISQWQASSERASLLEREAQVATSEERFDAYSQDLEATVADLQARQDMLDSIVETLPEDIVAEANDTVTDSSAESEELISMIRDVFPQAEGVARMEARQLAFVERLTRYADRRAERAEQAMRQLGVDPRVVVSASNTAMGGPFESVASESDGSLDPRFERLSLSLARMSALEQGLDQIPQVMPADLNSISSGFGHRRDPFSGRAAMHNGLDFRAPHGSPIFAAADGRVTFAGWKNGYGKVVEITHGGGMVTRYAHMSAFRAEVGDHVDAGDRIGDIGNTGRSTGPHLHFEVRINGNPVNPRPFLERAPHVLEQVRTEFAPTASENHEH is encoded by the coding sequence TTGACACATTCATCCAAGGGCGGATTTTGGGACCGCCTGCGGACCTACTTTCCGGAGCGTGAGTTTTTCATGCGCTCGCAGGGCCAGGTCCGCTTCCTCACCATCACCACACGGATGCAGATGATCGCTGCGGGCAGCGCGGCTGCCATCGCATTGGTCTATGCAGGCTCGATGGGCGCCATGGCGATCAGCCAGTGGCAGGCGAGCAGCGAACGCGCTTCCCTGCTGGAGCGCGAGGCGCAGGTCGCCACCTCGGAAGAGCGGTTCGATGCCTATTCGCAGGATCTGGAAGCAACGGTAGCCGATCTGCAGGCGCGACAGGACATGCTCGACAGCATCGTCGAGACCCTGCCCGAAGATATCGTCGCCGAGGCGAATGACACCGTCACCGATTCCAGCGCCGAGAGCGAAGAGCTCATCAGCATGATCCGCGACGTGTTCCCGCAAGCCGAAGGCGTCGCCCGCATGGAAGCGCGCCAGCTCGCATTCGTGGAGCGGCTTACCCGCTATGCAGACCGCCGTGCGGAGCGCGCCGAGCAGGCGATGCGCCAGTTGGGCGTCGATCCGCGTGTAGTCGTTTCCGCGTCCAACACTGCAATGGGTGGTCCGTTCGAGAGCGTGGCATCCGAAAGCGATGGCTCGCTCGATCCGCGTTTCGAACGCCTCAGTCTCAGCCTCGCCCGCATGAGCGCGCTGGAGCAGGGCCTCGACCAGATCCCGCAGGTCATGCCTGCCGATCTCAATTCCATCTCGTCCGGCTTCGGGCACCGTCGCGACCCGTTCAGTGGCCGCGCTGCGATGCATAACGGCCTCGATTTCCGCGCGCCGCACGGGTCACCGATCTTCGCCGCTGCCGATGGCCGCGTGACGTTCGCCGGCTGGAAGAACGGCTATGGCAAGGTGGTGGAGATCACCCATGGCGGCGGTATGGTGACGCGCTATGCTCATATGTCCGCCTTCCGCGCCGAAGTCGGCGACCATGTCGATGCGGGTGACCGGATCGGCGACATTGGCAACACCGGCCGTTCCACCGGCCCGCACCTGCATTTCGAAGTCCGTATCAACGGCAATCCCGTCAACCCGCGACCCTTTTTGGAAAGAGCCCCCCATGTTCTCGAACAAGTCCGAACAGAGTTCGCCCCAACCGCGAGCGAAAACCATGAGCACTAA
- the rsfS gene encoding ribosome silencing factor translates to MSDTTTPIDAEPGSLHALVLQQLDDDQAQEIVSIPLQGKSSIADHMVVASGRSTRQVAAMANKLAEKVKKSGKAMPRIEGLPAADWVLIDAGDVVVHLFRPEVRSFYNLERMWGFGEDGESRQMGRA, encoded by the coding sequence ATGTCTGACACCACCACACCTATCGACGCCGAGCCCGGCTCCCTCCACGCTCTCGTCCTGCAACAGCTGGATGACGACCAAGCGCAGGAGATCGTCTCCATTCCGCTGCAAGGCAAAAGCTCGATTGCCGATCACATGGTGGTCGCCTCGGGCCGCTCGACCCGGCAAGTCGCCGCCATGGCGAACAAGCTGGCCGAGAAGGTGAAGAAATCGGGCAAGGCCATGCCCCGCATCGAAGGCCTGCCCGCTGCCGACTGGGTGCTGATCGACGCCGGCGACGTGGTCGTCCACCTCTTCCGCCCCGAAGTGCGCAGTTTCTATAATCTCGAGCGCATGTGGGGCTTCGGCGAGGACGGCGAATCCCGCCAGATGGGCAGGGCGTAG
- a CDS encoding 23S rRNA (pseudouridine(1915)-N(3))-methyltransferase RlmH — protein sequence MLLHIIARGKIARSPEAELVERYAKRIAWPLKLTELPESGGRIPDPLTPYKTVLLDERGKNLGSEEFAQILGRWRDDGMRECRFIIGAADGHSDAERAEADLLISFGKATWPHLLARAMLAEQLFRATSILAGHPYHRAG from the coding sequence ATGCTCCTCCACATCATAGCCCGCGGAAAGATCGCCCGATCGCCGGAGGCCGAGCTGGTTGAGCGCTATGCCAAGCGCATCGCGTGGCCGCTCAAGCTGACCGAATTGCCCGAAAGCGGCGGCCGAATTCCCGATCCGCTGACGCCCTACAAGACTGTGCTGCTGGACGAGCGCGGCAAGAATCTCGGTTCGGAGGAGTTCGCGCAAATCCTCGGTCGCTGGCGTGATGACGGGATGCGCGAATGTCGCTTCATCATCGGCGCGGCGGACGGACATTCCGACGCCGAGCGTGCCGAGGCGGACCTGCTCATCAGTTTTGGGAAGGCGACCTGGCCGCACCTGCTCGCCCGCGCCATGCTGGCAGAGCAGCTGTTCCGCGCTACCTCCATCCTTGCAGGCCACCCCTATCATCGGGCAGGATAG
- a CDS encoding murein hydrolase activator EnvC family protein has translation MHRAFLLIGSIAFCAAAAATGQNAPVDDSPDAMREALADALQEREAAERRSARFEEEAAEAENAAQRAAREAAALAARIQQAEAGITAARARMAMIDRQQANLREELGREQQPVVELIAALQQASRRPLALSVMQPGSVKDIVYLRAILHNRIPQVQAGTRDLRTRLDRARELRRVELAATEALRAEEAELAARREELAEIETRERLAARSAGGSASREAERALALAEEARDLDGLVDELDRAAALRERLAALPGPRLRPARPEDAQSEADAAPVPSAARASAPTPYVLPVAGRTVTGFGAPQHSGLSRGLTLAPIAGAQVVSPAAGRVVFAGPYRGYGRIVIVEHRAGWTSLITGLARVDVNVGDDLVSGSPLGTAASSDPRITLELRQNGEPVNPLSHTR, from the coding sequence ATGCACCGCGCATTCCTCCTCATCGGCTCCATCGCCTTCTGCGCTGCCGCTGCCGCAACCGGGCAGAACGCGCCCGTCGATGACAGCCCGGACGCGATGCGCGAGGCGCTGGCCGACGCCTTGCAAGAGCGGGAAGCCGCCGAACGGCGCAGCGCGCGTTTCGAGGAAGAGGCTGCCGAAGCCGAGAACGCAGCCCAGCGCGCTGCCCGTGAAGCTGCTGCGCTCGCTGCCCGTATCCAGCAGGCCGAGGCGGGCATCACGGCAGCGCGTGCGCGCATGGCGATGATCGACCGGCAGCAGGCGAACCTGCGTGAAGAATTGGGACGCGAGCAGCAGCCCGTCGTCGAGCTGATCGCCGCCCTGCAACAGGCCTCGCGCCGTCCGCTGGCCCTGTCGGTCATGCAGCCCGGATCGGTGAAGGACATCGTGTATCTGCGCGCCATCCTCCACAACCGGATCCCGCAAGTGCAGGCGGGCACGCGCGACCTGCGCACCCGGCTGGACCGCGCCCGCGAATTGCGCCGCGTCGAGCTCGCCGCCACCGAAGCCCTGCGCGCAGAGGAAGCCGAACTTGCCGCCCGGCGCGAGGAGCTGGCCGAAATCGAAACGCGCGAGCGACTTGCCGCCCGCTCTGCCGGGGGCAGCGCCAGCCGCGAGGCGGAACGGGCGCTGGCGCTCGCGGAAGAAGCGCGCGATCTTGACGGGCTGGTGGACGAGCTGGATCGCGCCGCGGCTTTACGAGAGCGGTTAGCAGCCCTGCCCGGGCCACGCTTGCGGCCGGCCCGTCCGGAAGATGCGCAGAGCGAGGCCGATGCCGCGCCCGTGCCGTCAGCAGCCCGGGCGAGTGCACCGACGCCCTATGTGCTGCCCGTCGCCGGGCGGACAGTGACGGGCTTCGGCGCGCCACAACATTCAGGTTTGAGCCGAGGGCTCACGCTCGCTCCAATCGCCGGGGCGCAAGTCGTGTCGCCCGCGGCAGGACGCGTCGTTTTCGCCGGACCCTATCGCGGTTATGGCCGGATCGTCATTGTCGAACATCGTGCTGGCTGGACTAGCTTGATAACCGGATTGGCACGCGTCGATGTCAATGTCGGGGACGATCTGGTGTCCGGCTCTCCGCTCGGAACAGCTGCGTCGAGCGACCCGCGCATTACGCTGGAACTGCGACAGAATGGCGAGCCCGTGAATCCGTTATCGCACACCCGCTGA
- a CDS encoding bactofilin family protein, which translates to MSTNSGSTFSVIGTDVTIRGDVEASADLHVDGKVIGNIACASLVQGEESRVEGEIKADTARLSGSVEGTIEVKNLVVLKSAKIKGDVSYDTLTIEQGAAVDGRFAPLRNKANASAPKAQGSGQSKDPAKPAGQSSAELSLAG; encoded by the coding sequence ATGAGCACTAATTCCGGCAGCACGTTTTCCGTGATCGGCACTGATGTCACCATCCGCGGTGACGTGGAAGCCAGCGCCGACCTGCATGTCGATGGCAAGGTCATCGGAAATATCGCCTGCGCCAGCCTGGTGCAGGGCGAGGAGAGCCGGGTCGAAGGCGAGATCAAGGCCGATACGGCGCGCCTTTCCGGCTCCGTTGAAGGCACGATCGAGGTAAAGAACCTCGTCGTGCTGAAGTCCGCGAAGATCAAGGGCGATGTCAGCTATGACACGCTGACGATCGAGCAGGGCGCTGCAGTCGATGGCCGCTTCGCCCCGCTGCGCAACAAGGCAAACGCAAGCGCGCCCAAGGCGCAGGGTTCCGGCCAGTCGAAAGACCCGGCCAAGCCTGCGGGGCAGTCATCGGCAGAACTTTCGCTCGCCGGCTGA
- a CDS encoding NAD(P)H-quinone oxidoreductase produces the protein MGETVPDTMAAIRIAEPGGPEVLEHVTLPVPQPGKGEVLVKVSHAGVNRPDCLQRAGLYPPPPGASPLPGLEVSGAIVALGEGVDPAEKGKRVCALVNGGGYAAYCIARPEHCLPVPKALSMVEAAAMPETLFTVWHNVFERGLARDGETLLVHGGTSGIGTMAIALAKLFGLRVIVTCGSDAKCAAARDAGADLAINYKMADFVEEVRNATDGMGANVILDMVAGDYTARNLSCLAEDGRLVVIAVLGGAQSTINMAGLMMRRQTITGSTLRARSDVFKAMLTDELFREVWPAVEDGELRPVMDETFPLKSASLAHTRMEAGEHIGKIVLEVG, from the coding sequence ATGGGCGAAACCGTTCCCGATACAATGGCAGCGATCCGCATTGCAGAGCCGGGCGGTCCCGAAGTGCTGGAGCATGTCACGCTCCCCGTACCGCAGCCGGGCAAGGGCGAGGTGCTGGTCAAGGTCAGCCATGCTGGCGTGAACCGGCCCGATTGCCTGCAACGCGCGGGTCTCTACCCGCCTCCGCCGGGCGCCTCGCCACTGCCCGGGCTGGAAGTGTCCGGCGCGATCGTGGCGCTGGGTGAAGGCGTCGATCCGGCGGAAAAGGGCAAGCGCGTCTGCGCGCTGGTGAATGGCGGGGGCTATGCCGCCTATTGCATCGCGCGGCCCGAGCACTGCCTGCCCGTACCCAAGGCGCTTTCCATGGTGGAAGCGGCGGCCATGCCCGAGACGCTCTTCACCGTGTGGCACAATGTGTTCGAGCGCGGGCTGGCGCGCGACGGCGAGACCTTGCTGGTGCATGGCGGCACGAGCGGGATCGGCACGATGGCAATTGCGCTGGCGAAGCTGTTCGGCCTGCGCGTGATCGTGACCTGCGGCAGCGATGCGAAATGCGCCGCCGCGCGCGATGCGGGCGCCGACCTGGCGATCAATTACAAGATGGCGGACTTCGTCGAAGAGGTGCGCAATGCGACCGATGGCATGGGCGCGAATGTCATCCTCGACATGGTCGCGGGCGACTACACCGCGCGCAATCTCTCCTGTCTTGCAGAGGATGGCCGTCTGGTCGTGATTGCGGTGCTGGGCGGGGCGCAATCGACGATAAACATGGCGGGGCTGATGATGCGTCGCCAGACCATCACCGGCTCCACGCTGCGGGCGCGCTCCGACGTGTTCAAGGCCATGCTGACGGATGAGCTTTTCCGCGAGGTCTGGCCCGCCGTTGAGGATGGCGAACTGCGCCCGGTGATGGACGAGACCTTCCCGCTTAAGAGCGCGTCCCTCGCGCATACCCGCATGGAAGCGGGCGAGCATATCGGCAAGATCGTGCTGGAGGTCGGCTAG
- a CDS encoding DUF1192 domain-containing protein: MFPTMHDDDLPRMRSDAAGQLAGENLESYSQDELMARVQLLEAEIARVKAHHAKAADHRTVADALFKPRDTD, translated from the coding sequence ATGTTCCCCACCATGCACGATGACGATCTTCCGCGCATGCGCTCCGACGCGGCCGGCCAATTGGCTGGCGAAAACCTCGAGAGCTATTCCCAGGATGAATTGATGGCGCGCGTGCAGCTGCTTGAAGCGGAAATCGCCCGTGTAAAAGCCCATCACGCAAAGGCGGCAGACCATCGCACAGTGGCAGACGCATTGTTCAAGCCGCGCGATACCGATTGA
- a CDS encoding nicotinate-nucleotide adenylyltransferase, producing MAGARRRKHSRVRHGGPITGLLGGSFNPAHGGHRRITRFAIEALGLDEAWWLVSPGNPLKPREGMAPLAARVQSAKAQAKRAPIRVTAIERELGTRYTVDTLAALTRRYPKRHFVWLMGADNLAQFHRWKDWRRIARTMPIAVIARPGYDDDALASPAMVWLRRYRLSASRLRNRGEWSAPALIELRFDPDPRSATQIRRADPDWADRFAGPAPRDEVTHSPITDTVSGVDA from the coding sequence ATGGCTGGCGCGCGGCGACGGAAACATTCGCGGGTGAGACACGGCGGACCGATTACCGGACTGCTCGGCGGCAGCTTCAATCCGGCGCATGGCGGACATCGCCGCATCACGCGCTTCGCTATCGAGGCGCTGGGGCTGGACGAAGCATGGTGGCTGGTCTCGCCCGGCAATCCGCTCAAACCGCGCGAGGGCATGGCCCCGCTCGCCGCGCGGGTTCAATCCGCCAAGGCGCAGGCCAAACGCGCACCGATCCGCGTGACCGCGATCGAGCGCGAGCTGGGCACGCGCTACACCGTCGATACGCTCGCCGCGCTCACACGCCGCTATCCCAAGCGCCACTTCGTGTGGCTGATGGGCGCGGACAATCTCGCCCAGTTCCACCGCTGGAAGGACTGGCGGCGTATAGCGCGCACGATGCCCATTGCCGTGATCGCCCGCCCGGGGTATGACGATGATGCCTTGGCGAGCCCCGCCATGGTCTGGCTGCGGCGTTACCGGTTGTCCGCATCCCGATTACGCAACCGGGGCGAATGGAGCGCTCCTGCGCTGATAGAATTGCGTTTCGATCCCGATCCGCGTTCGGCCACACAGATACGCCGGGCGGATCCTGACTGGGCAGACCGGTTTGCCGGGCCTGCGCCGCGGGACGAGGTGACGCACTCCCCTATCACGGATACGGTCAGCGGGGTGGATGCGTGA
- a CDS encoding DUF1013 domain-containing protein, protein MPHATASWLIDNTGLSFAQIAEFCGLHILEVQAMADDLAGAKYTGRDPVHSGELTHEEIKKGEDNADYSLVMQKAPVDVSRTKGPRYTPVSKRQDKPDGIAWILRNHPEISDAQIGKLIGTTRNTINAIRERSHWNIQNITPKDPVTLGLCSQRELDAAVAKAAKRAAAAAPETAAEGEAEAEAPVQPRDEKQELIAQLQREREEATKAAAQAAQEAEAEAWLEAKRAAETDENGDIKNDPL, encoded by the coding sequence ATGCCGCATGCGACCGCCAGCTGGCTGATCGACAATACCGGCCTCAGCTTCGCGCAGATCGCCGAGTTCTGCGGACTGCACATCCTTGAAGTGCAGGCCATGGCAGACGATTTGGCGGGCGCCAAATATACCGGCCGCGATCCCGTGCATTCGGGCGAGCTCACGCATGAGGAAATCAAGAAGGGCGAAGACAACGCCGACTATTCGCTGGTGATGCAGAAGGCGCCCGTCGATGTCAGCCGCACCAAGGGCCCGCGCTACACGCCGGTGTCCAAGCGGCAGGACAAGCCCGATGGCATTGCATGGATCCTGCGCAACCACCCGGAAATTTCCGACGCGCAGATCGGCAAGCTGATCGGCACGACGCGCAACACCATCAATGCGATCCGTGAGCGCAGCCACTGGAACATCCAGAACATCACGCCGAAGGATCCGGTAACGCTGGGCCTATGCTCGCAGCGCGAGCTGGATGCCGCTGTCGCCAAGGCTGCAAAGCGCGCCGCTGCCGCTGCGCCGGAAACCGCTGCCGAGGGCGAGGCCGAAGCCGAAGCACCCGTACAGCCGCGCGACGAGAAGCAGGAGCTGATCGCACAGCTGCAGCGCGAGCGTGAGGAGGCCACCAAGGCCGCCGCGCAGGCTGCGCAGGAGGCCGAGGCCGAAGCATGGCTGGAAGCGAAGCGTGCCGCTGAAACCGACGAAAATGGCGACATCAAGAACGATCCGCTGTGA
- a CDS encoding UDP-2,3-diacylglucosamine diphosphatase gives MLDDYLRGPLGNGGNVAAFAALERQQPSIPERCDGERRKYRTVWISDVHLGTKGCNAELLINFLDSVDSETMYLVGDIIDGWRLKKKFYWPGAHNDIVWRILKRAKRGTRIVYIPGNHDEMFRQFTGLNFGGIEIRRAAFHDTADGRRLMVLHGDEFDAVMLSHRWLAFVGDAAYDLLMGANRWVNAARRAFDLPYWSLSKMAKHKVKNAVEFIGKYEEVVARAAGERGVDGVVCGHIHTAEHRMFDHKGRSIEYWNDGDWVEGCNALVEHEDGRMEILNWPEVVAARTERAQEEDARIAEAA, from the coding sequence ATGCTCGACGATTATCTCAGGGGTCCGCTCGGCAATGGCGGCAATGTCGCCGCTTTCGCCGCGCTGGAGCGGCAGCAGCCCAGCATTCCCGAACGCTGCGACGGCGAGCGGCGCAAATATCGTACCGTCTGGATCAGCGATGTGCATCTGGGCACCAAGGGCTGCAATGCCGAATTGCTGATCAATTTTCTCGACAGCGTCGACAGCGAGACGATGTACCTTGTCGGCGACATTATCGATGGCTGGCGGCTGAAGAAGAAGTTCTACTGGCCCGGCGCGCATAACGACATCGTCTGGCGCATATTGAAGCGGGCCAAGCGCGGCACGCGGATCGTGTACATTCCCGGCAATCACGACGAGATGTTCCGCCAGTTCACCGGCCTGAATTTCGGCGGGATCGAGATCCGCCGCGCCGCTTTCCACGATACGGCCGATGGTCGCCGCCTGATGGTGCTGCATGGCGACGAATTCGATGCGGTCATGCTCTCGCATCGCTGGCTCGCCTTCGTCGGCGATGCCGCATATGATCTGCTGATGGGCGCGAACCGCTGGGTGAACGCCGCCCGCCGCGCGTTCGACCTGCCCTATTGGTCGCTCTCCAAGATGGCCAAGCACAAGGTGAAGAACGCGGTCGAGTTCATCGGAAAGTACGAAGAAGTCGTGGCGCGAGCAGCAGGCGAGCGCGGCGTGGACGGCGTGGTCTGCGGCCATATCCACACCGCTGAACATCGCATGTTCGACCACAAGGGGCGCTCCATCGAATACTGGAACGACGGCGACTGGGTCGAAGGCTGTAATGCCCTGGTCGAGCACGAAGACGGCCGGATGGAAATCCTCAACTGGCCCGAAGTCGTCGCCGCGCGAACAGAGCGGGCGCAGGAAGAGGATGCCCGCATTGCTGAAGCCGCCTGA